One Elgaria multicarinata webbii isolate HBS135686 ecotype San Diego chromosome 6, rElgMul1.1.pri, whole genome shotgun sequence DNA segment encodes these proteins:
- the LOC134400270 gene encoding protein FAM240B-like: protein MNSRHFRHEVLACETGELKNFWEKTIEKQTQHSEAEKDRKQKSALTKLRSEWTERLEKRLKMLQEQDETDEAPN from the exons ATGAACAGTCGGCATTTTCGCCATGAAGTACTCGCTTGTGAGACTGGTGAGCTGAAAAACTTCTGGGAAAAGACCATTGAGAAGCAGACTCAACATTCTGAAGCGGAGAAAGACCGAAAACAAAAAAGTGCACTGACAAA ACTGAGAAGTGAATGGACAGAAAGGCTGGAAAAGAGATTAAAAATGCTACAAGAACAAGATGAAACTGACGAAGCCCCTAACTGA